From Mycolicibacterium nivoides, a single genomic window includes:
- a CDS encoding PHP domain-containing protein — translation MDPVTALRQIAYYKDRAREDSRRVMAYRNAADIVEALTDEQRERLGATNSWQSLPGVGPKTAKVIAQAWAGREPDTLIELRSAAEDLGGGEVRVALRGDLHVHSNWSDGSAPIEEMMLAARDLGHEYCALTDHSPRLRVANGLSPERLREQLDVIEELRELVAPMRILTGIEVDILEDGSLDQEPELLERLDVVVASVHSKLTMDSAAMTRRMVKAVSNPHTDVLGHCTGRLVTGGRGVRPESKFDAEKVFTACLDHGTAVEINSRPERRDPPTRLLNLALEIGCLFSIDTDSHAPGQLEFLGYGAQRALEAEVPIDRIVNTWPAERLLAWTAG, via the coding sequence ATGGATCCGGTAACCGCACTGCGCCAGATCGCGTACTACAAGGACCGCGCGCGGGAAGACTCGCGGCGGGTGATGGCCTATCGCAATGCGGCCGACATCGTCGAGGCGCTGACCGACGAACAGCGCGAGCGCCTGGGTGCGACGAACAGCTGGCAGTCGTTGCCGGGCGTGGGACCCAAGACCGCGAAGGTGATCGCCCAGGCCTGGGCCGGCCGTGAGCCCGACACCCTCATCGAGTTACGTTCGGCGGCTGAGGATCTCGGTGGGGGCGAAGTGCGCGTCGCGCTGCGGGGCGACCTGCACGTGCACTCCAACTGGTCGGACGGATCGGCCCCGATCGAGGAGATGATGCTGGCCGCGCGCGACCTGGGCCATGAGTACTGTGCGCTGACCGACCACTCACCGCGCCTGCGGGTGGCCAACGGGTTGTCACCGGAACGGTTGCGCGAGCAGCTCGACGTCATCGAGGAACTCCGCGAACTCGTGGCCCCGATGCGCATCCTCACCGGGATCGAGGTCGACATCCTCGAAGACGGATCGCTGGACCAGGAACCCGAACTACTCGAGCGCCTCGACGTGGTGGTGGCCAGCGTCCACTCCAAACTCACCATGGACTCGGCGGCCATGACCCGGCGCATGGTCAAAGCAGTGTCGAATCCGCACACCGACGTCCTCGGGCACTGCACCGGACGCCTGGTCACCGGCGGACGCGGCGTGCGACCGGAGTCCAAGTTCGATGCCGAGAAGGTATTCACGGCGTGCCTCGACCACGGCACCGCCGTCGAGATCAATTCCCGGCCGGAGCGGCGCGACCCACCGACCCGGTTGCTGAACCTGGCGCTGGAGATCGGCTGCCTGTTCAGCATCGACACCGATTCCCACGCGCCCGGTCAGCTCGAATTTCTCGGCTACGGGGCCCAGCGCGCCCTGGAGGCCGAGGTGCCGATCGACCGGATCGTCAACACCTGGCCCGCGGAGCGGCTGCTGGCGTGGACCGCCGGCTGA
- a CDS encoding LLM class F420-dependent oxidoreductase, producing MRFAFKTSPQNTTWADMLAIWKAADTIDVFESGWTFDHFYPIFSDSSGPCLEGWTTLTALAQATERLRVGVLVTGIHYRHPAVLANMASALDIVSNGRLELGIGAGWNEEESGAYGIELGSIKERFDRFEEACQVLKGLLSQETTTFDGKFYQLKDARNEPKGPQQPHPPFCIGGSGEKRTLRITAQYADHWNFVGGPPEEFARKRDVLAAHCADIGRDPKEITLSAHVRLGEDRDYKKVVDEAAALGAEGLDLAIIYLPPPYDPAVLEPLAEAIRDSGQLTR from the coding sequence GTGCGCTTCGCCTTCAAAACCTCCCCGCAGAACACGACCTGGGCCGACATGCTCGCCATCTGGAAAGCTGCCGACACGATCGACGTCTTCGAATCCGGCTGGACGTTCGACCACTTCTATCCGATCTTCTCCGACTCGTCCGGTCCCTGCCTCGAGGGCTGGACGACGCTGACCGCCCTGGCGCAGGCCACTGAGCGGCTCCGCGTCGGCGTGCTCGTCACCGGCATCCACTACCGCCATCCCGCCGTGCTGGCGAACATGGCCTCCGCACTCGACATCGTCTCCAACGGCCGCCTGGAGCTCGGTATCGGCGCCGGCTGGAACGAGGAGGAGTCCGGGGCCTACGGCATCGAACTGGGTTCGATCAAGGAGCGCTTCGACCGGTTCGAGGAGGCCTGCCAGGTTCTCAAAGGCCTGCTGTCGCAGGAGACGACGACGTTCGACGGCAAGTTCTACCAACTCAAGGACGCCCGCAACGAGCCGAAGGGCCCGCAGCAGCCGCACCCGCCGTTCTGCATCGGCGGCAGTGGCGAGAAGCGCACGCTGCGCATCACCGCGCAGTACGCCGATCACTGGAATTTCGTCGGCGGGCCGCCGGAGGAGTTTGCCCGTAAGCGCGATGTGCTGGCCGCGCACTGCGCCGACATCGGCCGGGACCCCAAGGAGATCACCTTGTCGGCGCATGTGCGCCTCGGCGAGGACCGCGACTACAAGAAGGTGGTCGACGAGGCCGCGGCGCTCGGTGCCGAGGGACTCGATCTCGCGATCATCTACCTGCCGCCGCCCTACGACCCGGCCGTACTCGAGCCGTTGGCCGAGGCGATCAGGGATTCCGGCCAGCTGACGCGCTGA
- a CDS encoding SulP family inorganic anion transporter, with product MIRTAAGTFRRLLPHRDDYTELPRSWRRDILAGVTVGVVALPLALAFGISSGVGAAAGLVTAVVAGLVAAVFGGSHVQVSGPTGAMAVVLAPIVAQHGLGSIALVTVVAGLLVLAAGATGLGRAVTFIPWPVIEGFTLGIAAIIFLQQVPAAFAQQAPAGERTLPAAITVIIQADWTAAVKTLGVVAVVALLMVTLPRLHRAIPESLTAVIVVTVLVSVLHIPVAAIGALPSHLPAPVLPHADLGAMRTLLGAALAIAALAAIESLLSARVAATMSPTGPYDPDRELVGQGLASVASGVFGGMPATGAIARTAVNVRSGARTRVAAIVHSVVLLGVVYLATGPVSTIPLAALAGVLMVTSFRMISAGTIRKILRSTRSDALTFVLTAAVTVCFDLIEAVEIGVVVAAFFALRSVARRSSVVREELPGPSHPGDDRIALLRLDGAMFFGAAERISSAIVDAEHPRTSVVIIRMSQLGMLDATGAHTLAEIASELESRGITVIIKGVRPEHAELLANVGVFESLRHENHLLDSLDEAVEHARSHVS from the coding sequence TTGATCAGAACCGCGGCCGGCACCTTCCGCCGGCTGCTGCCCCATCGCGACGACTACACCGAACTGCCGCGATCGTGGCGCCGCGACATCCTCGCCGGCGTGACCGTCGGCGTGGTGGCACTGCCGTTGGCGTTGGCGTTCGGGATCAGTTCAGGCGTGGGAGCCGCCGCCGGCCTGGTCACCGCAGTGGTCGCGGGCCTGGTCGCGGCCGTGTTCGGCGGTTCTCATGTGCAGGTGTCCGGCCCGACGGGGGCGATGGCGGTGGTCCTCGCGCCGATCGTCGCGCAACACGGACTCGGCAGCATCGCCCTGGTTACGGTGGTGGCAGGCCTGCTGGTGCTGGCGGCGGGAGCCACCGGCCTCGGCCGGGCCGTGACGTTCATTCCATGGCCGGTTATCGAGGGCTTCACCCTGGGCATCGCGGCGATCATCTTCCTGCAGCAGGTTCCCGCCGCCTTCGCGCAGCAGGCCCCGGCCGGTGAGCGCACGCTGCCCGCGGCGATCACGGTGATCATCCAGGCCGATTGGACCGCCGCCGTGAAAACCCTTGGGGTGGTGGCTGTCGTCGCGCTCCTCATGGTCACCCTGCCCCGGCTGCACCGGGCCATCCCGGAATCGCTGACCGCGGTGATCGTGGTTACCGTCCTGGTTTCCGTGCTCCACATTCCGGTCGCCGCGATCGGTGCGCTGCCGTCCCACCTGCCCGCCCCGGTGCTGCCGCACGCCGACCTCGGCGCCATGCGCACCCTGCTGGGCGCCGCGCTGGCCATCGCCGCACTGGCGGCCATCGAATCGCTACTGTCGGCGCGGGTCGCGGCGACCATGTCGCCGACCGGGCCGTACGACCCCGACCGTGAGCTGGTGGGACAGGGTCTGGCCTCGGTCGCCTCCGGAGTCTTCGGGGGCATGCCCGCCACCGGTGCGATCGCCCGCACGGCGGTCAACGTCCGGTCCGGCGCCAGGACGCGGGTGGCGGCGATCGTGCACTCGGTTGTCCTGCTGGGCGTGGTCTATCTGGCCACCGGACCGGTGTCCACCATTCCGCTCGCCGCGCTGGCCGGGGTGCTGATGGTGACGTCGTTCCGGATGATCTCGGCGGGCACGATCCGGAAGATCCTGCGCTCCACACGATCCGATGCGTTGACGTTTGTGCTGACCGCCGCGGTCACCGTGTGCTTCGACCTGATCGAGGCCGTCGAGATCGGCGTCGTGGTCGCCGCGTTCTTCGCGCTGCGTTCGGTGGCGCGGCGCAGCAGCGTCGTCCGTGAGGAACTCCCGGGTCCGTCGCATCCCGGGGATGACCGGATCGCGCTGCTGCGCCTCGATGGCGCGATGTTCTTCGGTGCGGCCGAACGTATTTCGAGCGCGATCGTGGACGCCGAGCATCCGCGGACATCCGTCGTCATCATCCGGATGTCGCAACTGGGCATGCTCGACGCCACCGGCGCACACACGCTCGCCGAGATCGCCAGCGAGCTGGAGTCGCGCGGTATCACGGTGATCATCAAGGGTGTTCGCCCCGAACACGCCGAGTTGCTGGCCAACGTCGGCGTGTTCGAGTCACTGCGACACGAAAACCATCTGCTCGATTCGCTCGACGAAGCGGTCGAGCATGCCCGCTCACACGTCAGCTGA
- a CDS encoding TetR/AcrR family transcriptional regulator translates to MTSSSTTRAPRGRRATRPSGDDREAAILATARQLLETKKFADISVDDLAKGAGISRPTFYFYFPSKEAVVLSLLDPLIKRADTGFDSALEAMPADPRRAIRRGIEIFFSSFGSDPATARAGTEALNRSPEFRALWSGLMQKWIALTAALITAERQRGGAPETIPAMDLATSLNLMNERTMMAALSAEQPAVDYDKVVDTLAHIWLTSIYGEVP, encoded by the coding sequence GTGACCAGCTCCAGCACGACGCGCGCCCCGCGCGGCCGCCGTGCCACCCGCCCGTCGGGCGACGACCGCGAAGCGGCGATTCTCGCGACCGCCAGGCAGCTGCTGGAGACCAAGAAGTTCGCCGACATATCCGTCGATGACCTGGCCAAAGGCGCCGGGATCTCCCGGCCGACGTTCTACTTCTACTTCCCGTCGAAGGAAGCGGTCGTGTTGTCGCTGCTCGATCCACTGATCAAGCGCGCGGACACCGGTTTCGACAGCGCGCTGGAGGCCATGCCGGCCGATCCCCGGCGGGCGATCCGCCGCGGCATCGAGATCTTCTTCAGCTCGTTCGGGTCGGATCCGGCCACGGCCCGCGCCGGCACCGAGGCACTCAACAGGAGCCCGGAGTTTCGCGCGCTCTGGTCCGGCCTCATGCAGAAGTGGATCGCCCTGACCGCCGCCCTGATCACTGCCGAACGCCAACGCGGCGGTGCCCCGGAGACCATTCCGGCCATGGACCTCGCGACGTCACTCAACCTGATGAACGAGCGGACCATGATGGCGGCCCTGAGCGCCGAACAGCCCGCGGTCGACTACGACAAGGTGGTCGACACCCTCGCCCACATCTGGCTGACCAGCATCTACGGTGAGGTCCCCTGA
- a CDS encoding flavin-containing monooxygenase, translating to MTEHFDVVIVGAGISGISTAWHLQDRCPTKSYVILERRENIGGTWDLFKYPGIRSDSDMFTLGFRFKPWESAKSIADGESIWNYINEAADENGIRNHIRTGHRVLSVDWSDADNRWTVDVEHNGEAKQITASFLSVCSGYYNYDEGYSPEFPGEADFKGQIVHPQHWPEDLDYTGKNVVVIGSGATAITLIPSLVSGGVGHVTMLQRSPTYVGSLPLVDPVAVKTNKYLPKNLAHFVNRWKQIGYSTGQYQVARRFPSVFKQFLRKMGTRRLPEGFDYDKHFSPSYAPWDERVCLAPNGDLFKAIRSGKAGVVTDTIDTFTETGIKLSSGEELQADIIVTATGLNMQLFGGAVAHRNGEPIDLTKSMTYKGLMLSGVPNMAITFGYTNASWTLKADLVSEFICRVLNYMDANGFDRVEPQHPGGAVDELPFMDFTPGYFRRAMDSLPKSGSEAPWKLKQNYFFDMRTIRYGKVDEESLMFTKHRAAVTV from the coding sequence ATGACCGAACATTTCGATGTTGTGATCGTCGGTGCCGGCATTTCCGGCATCAGCACGGCCTGGCACCTGCAGGACCGTTGCCCGACCAAGAGCTACGTGATCCTCGAGCGCCGGGAGAACATCGGCGGCACCTGGGACCTGTTCAAATACCCGGGTATCCGTTCCGACTCCGACATGTTCACCCTCGGATTCCGGTTCAAGCCGTGGGAGTCGGCCAAGTCGATCGCCGACGGCGAGTCGATCTGGAACTACATCAACGAGGCTGCCGACGAGAACGGCATCAGGAACCACATTCGCACCGGCCACCGCGTGCTCTCGGTGGACTGGTCGGACGCTGACAACCGCTGGACCGTCGACGTCGAGCACAACGGCGAAGCCAAGCAGATCACCGCGTCGTTCCTGTCGGTGTGCAGTGGCTACTACAACTACGACGAGGGCTACTCGCCTGAGTTCCCCGGCGAGGCAGACTTCAAGGGACAGATCGTCCACCCGCAGCACTGGCCCGAGGACCTCGACTACACGGGCAAGAACGTCGTGGTGATCGGCTCCGGAGCCACCGCCATCACGCTCATCCCGTCGCTGGTCAGCGGCGGCGTCGGACACGTCACGATGCTGCAGCGTTCACCCACCTACGTCGGATCCCTGCCGCTGGTCGACCCGGTGGCCGTGAAGACCAACAAGTACCTGCCCAAGAACCTGGCGCACTTCGTCAACCGGTGGAAGCAGATCGGATACAGCACCGGCCAGTACCAGGTCGCGCGCCGCTTCCCGTCGGTCTTCAAGCAGTTCCTTCGCAAGATGGGGACCCGCCGCCTGCCCGAGGGCTTCGACTACGACAAGCACTTCAGCCCGAGCTACGCCCCGTGGGACGAGCGAGTCTGCCTGGCCCCCAACGGGGATCTGTTCAAAGCCATCCGCTCTGGCAAGGCCGGCGTCGTCACCGACACCATCGACACCTTCACCGAAACCGGCATCAAGCTGAGCTCCGGTGAGGAGTTGCAGGCCGACATCATCGTCACCGCGACCGGCCTGAACATGCAGCTGTTCGGCGGCGCGGTGGCCCACCGCAACGGCGAGCCGATCGATCTGACCAAGTCCATGACCTACAAGGGCCTCATGCTCTCGGGTGTGCCGAACATGGCCATCACGTTCGGCTACACGAACGCGTCCTGGACGCTGAAGGCCGACCTGGTGTCCGAGTTCATCTGCCGCGTGCTGAACTACATGGACGCCAACGGTTTCGACCGCGTCGAACCGCAGCACCCGGGCGGTGCCGTCGACGAGCTGCCGTTCATGGACTTCACCCCCGGCTACTTCCGGCGGGCCATGGACAGCCTGCCGAAGTCGGGTTCGGAAGCGCCGTGGAAGCTCAAGCAGAACTACTTCTTCGACATGCGGACCATCCGGTACGGCAAGGTCGACGAAGAGTCGCTGATGTTCACCAAACACCGTGCCGCAGTGACGGTTTAG
- the dinB gene encoding DNA polymerase IV, whose product MFVSGPPTASASILHADLDSFYASVEQRDDPALRGRPVIVGGGVVLAASYEAKAFGVRTAMGGRQARALCPQAVVVPPRMSAYSEASRHVFEVFHDTTPVVEPLSVDEAFLDVSGLGRVSGTPVEIARRLREQVSEQVGLPITVGIARTKFLAKVASQVAKPDGLLLVPPDRELAFLHPLPVRRLWGVGAKTAEKLHAHGVETVADVAELSESALGTMVGGAMARQLYALSRNIDRRRVTTGVRRSSVGAQRALGRRGNTMSAAEVDVVVVNLVDRITRRMRGAGRTGRTVVLRLRFDDFGRATRSHTLTRATASTDAVLAAARALVTAAAPVIAERGLTLIGFAVSNIDHEGSQQLELPFESQPDPVAIDGAIDEVRQRFGNAMLTRGVLVGRDPGLEMPTLPY is encoded by the coding sequence ATGTTCGTGTCGGGTCCACCAACCGCGTCTGCGAGCATCCTGCACGCTGATCTCGACTCGTTCTACGCATCGGTCGAGCAGCGCGACGATCCGGCCCTGCGCGGACGCCCGGTGATCGTGGGCGGCGGGGTCGTGCTGGCCGCCAGCTACGAGGCCAAGGCCTTCGGAGTACGTACGGCGATGGGCGGGCGCCAGGCCCGGGCTTTGTGCCCGCAGGCCGTGGTGGTGCCGCCGCGCATGTCGGCCTATTCGGAAGCCAGCCGGCATGTGTTCGAGGTGTTCCACGACACCACGCCGGTGGTCGAGCCGCTGTCCGTGGACGAGGCGTTTCTCGACGTATCCGGGTTGGGCCGGGTGTCGGGCACCCCGGTGGAGATCGCCCGCCGGCTGCGCGAGCAGGTCAGCGAGCAGGTGGGCCTGCCCATCACCGTCGGCATCGCACGCACCAAGTTCCTGGCCAAGGTGGCCAGCCAGGTGGCCAAACCGGACGGCCTGCTGCTGGTGCCGCCCGACCGCGAGTTGGCGTTCCTGCATCCGCTGCCGGTCCGCCGGCTGTGGGGTGTCGGCGCCAAGACCGCCGAGAAGCTGCACGCCCACGGCGTCGAGACGGTCGCCGATGTGGCCGAGTTGTCCGAGTCGGCACTGGGCACCATGGTCGGCGGCGCGATGGCGCGGCAGCTGTATGCGTTGTCGCGCAACATCGACCGACGCCGGGTGACGACGGGCGTCCGTCGCAGTTCCGTCGGTGCCCAACGCGCACTCGGGCGGCGCGGCAACACGATGTCGGCCGCGGAGGTGGACGTCGTGGTGGTCAACCTCGTGGACCGCATCACCCGCCGCATGCGTGGGGCCGGACGCACCGGCCGCACCGTCGTGTTGCGTTTGCGCTTCGATGATTTCGGCCGGGCCACCCGGTCGCACACCCTGACCCGGGCCACCGCCTCGACCGATGCGGTCCTGGCCGCCGCCCGTGCGTTGGTGACGGCCGCCGCGCCGGTGATCGCCGAGCGCGGGCTGACCCTGATCGGGTTCGCGGTCTCCAACATCGATCACGAGGGCAGCCAGCAGTTGGAGCTGCCTTTCGAGTCGCAGCCCGATCCGGTGGCCATCGACGGCGCCATCGACGAGGTGCGTCAACGGTTCGGCAACGCGATGTTGACCCGCGGGGTGCTGGTCGGGCGCGATCCCGGCTTGGAGATGCCGACGCTGCCCTACTGA
- the rraA gene encoding ribonuclease E activity regulator RraA: MSIEPRATADLVDEIYPDVRSCDLQLQNYGGKTMFAGPITTVRCFQDNALLKSILSTPGDGGVLVVDGGGSLHTALVGDIIAGLAHDNGWSGVVVNGPVRDAATLRTIDVGIKALGTNPRKGTKTGEGERDVPVEFGGVTFVPGEIAYCDEDGIVVVAAS, encoded by the coding sequence GTGAGTATCGAACCGCGCGCCACCGCTGATCTGGTCGACGAGATCTACCCCGACGTCCGTAGCTGCGATCTGCAGTTACAGAACTACGGCGGCAAGACGATGTTCGCCGGGCCGATCACCACGGTGCGCTGCTTTCAGGACAACGCACTGCTCAAGTCGATCCTGTCCACCCCGGGCGACGGCGGGGTGCTGGTCGTCGATGGCGGTGGCTCGCTGCACACCGCGCTGGTCGGCGACATCATCGCCGGGCTGGCCCATGACAACGGCTGGTCGGGCGTGGTCGTCAACGGACCGGTGCGGGACGCCGCGACGCTGCGCACCATCGATGTCGGCATCAAGGCACTGGGCACCAACCCGCGCAAGGGCACCAAGACCGGCGAGGGTGAGCGCGACGTGCCCGTGGAGTTCGGCGGGGTGACCTTCGTCCCGGGCGAGATCGCCTACTGCGACGAGGACGGCATCGTCGTGGTCGCCGCTTCCTAG
- a CDS encoding MerR family transcriptional regulator, translating into MHANSEARSVGAVAELTGVSVRTLHHYDHIGLVVPTVRTAAGYRGYTDADIERLHLVLVYRSVGLALDEIRSLIEGDADVLAHLRRQHSLLCDQAERLQQTIKAVEELMSAHHRGIQLTAEEQVEIFGSAVYDEHADEVRERWGGTDEWRQSQERAARLTKQDWVEMKAENDALLDALAEGKRAGFVPGSPQANALAARHRANISRFYDCSDDMHVCLAQMYLADERFTRYYDDIEPGLAQFVHDIIVQSIAG; encoded by the coding sequence ATGCACGCGAATTCAGAGGCGAGATCTGTCGGTGCGGTCGCCGAGCTGACAGGTGTCTCGGTGCGCACGCTGCATCACTACGACCACATCGGTCTGGTGGTACCGACTGTGCGTACCGCGGCCGGCTACCGCGGCTACACCGATGCCGACATCGAGCGCCTGCACCTGGTGCTGGTGTATCGCTCGGTCGGCCTGGCCCTGGATGAGATCCGGTCCCTGATCGAGGGCGATGCCGACGTGCTCGCCCACCTGCGACGCCAGCACAGCCTGCTGTGCGATCAGGCCGAGCGGCTTCAGCAGACCATCAAGGCAGTGGAGGAATTGATGAGCGCCCACCACAGGGGAATCCAGCTGACCGCCGAGGAGCAGGTGGAGATCTTCGGCAGTGCCGTGTACGACGAGCATGCCGACGAGGTCCGCGAGCGCTGGGGTGGCACCGACGAATGGCGGCAGTCACAGGAGCGCGCGGCCAGACTCACCAAGCAGGACTGGGTCGAGATGAAGGCGGAGAACGACGCGCTACTCGACGCCCTGGCCGAGGGTAAGCGCGCCGGATTCGTGCCGGGCTCGCCGCAGGCGAATGCGCTGGCCGCCCGGCATCGCGCCAACATCTCCCGGTTCTACGACTGCAGCGACGACATGCACGTCTGCCTCGCACAGATGTATCTCGCGGATGAGCGGTTCACCCGCTACTACGACGACATCGAACCGGGCCTGGCCCAGTTCGTGCACGACATCATCGTGCAAAGCATCGCCGGCTAG
- a CDS encoding thiol-disulfide oxidoreductase DCC family protein, translated as MSGVLYFDGNCGMCTRSVNSLMRRQRTGDLHIEPFQRPGTAERLGVTADQLPEAAWWADSSGDVYRGAEAINAALSAGMGSRIPLGVYRIPGVRQVQNAAYRWVASHRYRFPGTTPHCAARPGDC; from the coding sequence ATGAGCGGCGTCCTGTACTTCGACGGCAACTGCGGCATGTGCACGCGCAGCGTCAATTCCCTGATGCGGCGGCAGCGGACCGGAGACCTGCACATCGAGCCCTTTCAGCGGCCCGGCACGGCCGAGCGGCTCGGCGTGACGGCGGATCAGCTCCCCGAAGCGGCGTGGTGGGCGGACTCGTCGGGGGATGTGTACCGCGGGGCAGAAGCCATCAACGCCGCGCTGTCGGCCGGGATGGGTAGCCGGATTCCGTTGGGGGTGTATCGGATTCCCGGTGTGCGTCAGGTGCAGAACGCCGCCTACCGCTGGGTGGCGAGCCACCGGTACCGGTTCCCGGGCACCACGCCGCATTGCGCCGCGCGCCCAGGGGACTGCTGA
- a CDS encoding NAD-dependent succinate-semialdehyde dehydrogenase: protein MSEYAVTDPATAEVVATYPTSTDAEIQAAIEAAAKTGRSWARTTTVAERAALIGKVAALHEQRREQLADVIVREMGKPRDQALGEVDFSAAIYQYYADNAEKFLADEEITLLDGEGTAVVKRGPVGVLLGIMPWNYPYYQVARFAGPNLIVGNTILLKHAPQCPESAELLQLIFLEAGLPQGAYVDIRATNDQVAEIIADPRVAAVSLTGSERAGAAVAEIAGRNLKKCVLELGGSDPFIVLSTDDLDATVQSAVEGRMENTGQACNAAKRFIVAENLYDDFLAKFTEKLLAAADGIAPLSSELAAERLEQQVKAAVDQGAKLTSAGERRGAFYPPAVLTGVTVDNDAYRQELFGPVAVVYKAGSEDEAVEIANDTPFGLGSYVFTTDADQAARVADRIDAGMVFVNAVGAEGAELPFGGIKRSGFGRELGRFGMDEFVNKKLIRTVS, encoded by the coding sequence ATGAGCGAGTACGCAGTCACCGATCCGGCGACCGCCGAGGTGGTCGCCACCTATCCGACCTCGACCGACGCCGAGATCCAGGCTGCGATCGAGGCTGCGGCCAAGACCGGCCGCAGCTGGGCCCGCACCACCACGGTGGCCGAGCGCGCCGCGCTCATCGGCAAGGTCGCCGCCCTGCACGAGCAGCGCCGCGAGCAGCTGGCCGACGTCATCGTCCGTGAGATGGGCAAGCCGCGCGACCAGGCCCTGGGTGAAGTCGACTTCAGCGCCGCCATCTATCAGTACTACGCCGACAACGCGGAGAAGTTCCTCGCCGACGAGGAGATCACCCTGCTCGACGGCGAAGGCACCGCGGTGGTCAAGCGAGGCCCCGTCGGCGTGCTGCTCGGCATCATGCCGTGGAACTACCCCTACTACCAGGTCGCCCGGTTCGCCGGTCCAAACCTGATCGTGGGCAACACAATTCTGCTCAAGCACGCTCCGCAATGCCCCGAATCCGCCGAGCTGCTGCAGCTGATCTTCCTCGAGGCCGGTCTGCCGCAGGGCGCCTACGTCGACATCCGTGCCACCAACGACCAGGTCGCCGAAATCATCGCCGACCCACGGGTGGCCGCGGTCTCGCTGACCGGTTCCGAGCGGGCCGGTGCCGCGGTGGCCGAGATCGCCGGCCGCAACCTCAAGAAGTGTGTGCTGGAACTCGGCGGCTCCGATCCGTTCATCGTGTTGTCCACCGATGACCTCGACGCGACCGTGCAGTCCGCGGTCGAAGGCCGGATGGAGAACACCGGACAGGCCTGCAATGCCGCGAAGCGGTTCATCGTCGCCGAGAACCTCTACGACGACTTCCTGGCCAAGTTCACCGAGAAACTGCTGGCCGCCGCCGACGGGATCGCCCCGCTGTCTTCGGAATTGGCCGCCGAGAGGCTCGAGCAACAGGTCAAGGCCGCTGTCGATCAGGGTGCCAAGCTGACCTCGGCGGGGGAGCGCCGCGGCGCCTTCTACCCGCCGGCCGTACTGACCGGTGTCACCGTAGACAACGACGCCTACCGGCAGGAGCTGTTCGGTCCGGTCGCCGTGGTGTACAAGGCCGGCTCGGAGGACGAGGCCGTCGAAATCGCCAACGACACCCCGTTCGGGCTGGGCTCCTATGTCTTCACCACCGATGCCGATCAGGCCGCGCGCGTGGCCGACCGCATCGATGCGGGCATGGTGTTCGTCAACGCCGTCGGCGCCGAAGGGGCCGAGTTGCCGTTCGGCGGCATCAAGCGATCCGGTTTCGGGCGTGAGCTCGGCAGGTTCGGCATGGACGAGTTCGTGAACAAGAAGCTGATCCGTACGGTCAGCTGA
- a CDS encoding YiaA/YiaB family inner membrane protein, which produces MIALNDSSRVTAAFALQATIAFGVSFLGVLGGIFFLPIDSWQRMFLAMSVLFLVTSAFTLAKVIRDQQEAATVRVRLDEARMERLLAEHDPFTSGT; this is translated from the coding sequence ATGATCGCACTCAACGACAGTTCGAGAGTCACCGCCGCATTCGCGCTGCAGGCCACCATCGCATTCGGGGTGAGTTTCCTCGGTGTGCTCGGCGGGATCTTCTTCCTGCCGATCGATTCCTGGCAGCGGATGTTCCTCGCGATGTCCGTCCTGTTCCTGGTGACCAGCGCGTTCACCCTGGCCAAGGTGATCCGCGATCAGCAGGAAGCGGCCACCGTCCGGGTTCGCCTCGACGAGGCCCGCATGGAAAGGCTTCTCGCCGAGCATGATCCGTTCACCTCGGGGACGTGA